The stretch of DNA ACCACGCCTGCGGCACCATCGCGCCGGCGAAATAGGCGCCGAGCAGCTCATGCAGACCAAGCTGCGACGTCGACCAGGAACCCGCGAACAACAGCACCGGCAACGCCGCCCACACCAGCCAGCGCGGCGGCGACAGGCCCAGGCGCTTTACTGTCGAGCCGATCAGCGCCAGCGCCACGAGCAGCAGCAGCGCGAGCACCTGCGTGCCCGAAACACCGTCCAGCAGCGAGCCGCCGTTGGCAGCCAGCAATACCGCTGCCAGACCGATCCACAGCACGGCGTCATCGATCACCGCGATGCTCAATGCCAGCTGCGAGAGACGACGATGCAAGGGACCCAGTTCGCGAACGATGCCGATCAGCACCGGTAGCGCGCTGACCGCCACGCACAGCCCGATCGCGATCGAACCCAGCCACTCACCACCATTCGGCGCGGCCCAGCCGGGTAAGCGGGTGAAGTAGAAATGGGCGGCAACGGTACCGACGCAGAATGGCAGCAGCAACGCGACCGCCGCGCTGGCAAGGAAGCGCCGCTTGCGCGGACGCGCCTGCGAGGCTGCACCCGGGTTGGCCGGGAGGTGTGCCTCCTGCCGGGTCTCCAGTCCCGCCGCGAAGGCCAGCAGCAGCACGCCGAGCCAACCGAT from Lysobacter arenosi encodes:
- a CDS encoding cation:proton antiporter, with the protein product MPSLLAAVLDSLVFVVLAWCVWRALGRSIPIAVIPIIIGLVLAGTGVIPASWGLPSAIGEDIGWLGVLLLAFAAGLETRQEAHLPANPGAASQARPRKRRFLASAAVALLLPFCVGTVAAHFYFTRLPGWAAPNGGEWLGSIAIGLCVAVSALPVLIGIVRELGPLHRRLSQLALSIAVIDDAVLWIGLAAVLLAANGGSLLDGVSGTQVLALLLLVALALIGSTVKRLGLSPPRWLVWAALPVLLFAGSWSTSQLGLHELLGAYFAGAMVPQAWSKQVPVERIGQFALLALAPLFFGHSGMKIDGDVLGWASLQASVVLLVLAVTAKLAAVLICPPAPQLPRREALAVGALLQCKGLMEIVAATILRDKGLLSEHAFAALVTLAVLSTLLTGPAFRWLVRPRMVESPSREMA